The Cloeon dipterum chromosome X, ieCloDipt1.1, whole genome shotgun sequence genome includes a window with the following:
- the LOC135946643 gene encoding uncharacterized protein LOC135946643: MKLAAVHEFDDLKCLSKMVNRYPEAFYPLQTSRDFWTSGTNSECAGPHYWCSDVEKLNLDRLPNWKGGRLPSQEAGNCIFINLSNVTANASVLGADACSAQKQFLCEVLQTGNKSVQIKRGCQDVWDVSDLEIEEYIMNISALQSPIKRNIMCYLRCCGIRGEVIKNGQLLTEHVIRDLEELTSDDPSLMQSSFNGYEKCSSIYDIDECRMYSEMFYCGKKTDPTLTMALLDSNKEGPNVVTSPTGAINTKYRTCLDLAPCVTNDTAVNELQSTGKWAGGDLFQTSTGKTYYFRRSVKMSYSLMQAECCKIGSHMAIFTTLADFKAWMGTMVPVLGTSTAWIVIGATFDNGDGTDSWCLNYERLPYGILKDINRFYRSLLNTPNRIYLNKNGATIAGTNVTSVGAGHFVCGPLTF; this comes from the exons ATGAAGTTGGCGGCAGTTCATGAATTCGATGATTTGAAATGTCTTTCAAAAATGGTCAACAGATATCCTGAAGCAT tttatcCCCTTCAAACAAGTCGAGATTTTTGGACTTCTGGAACGAACTCGGAGTGCGCCGGTCCTCATTACTGGTGTTCTGATGTTGAAAAGTTGAATTTGGACCGCTTGCCTAACTGGAAAGGCGGCCGTTTGCCTTCCCAGGAGGCCGGAAACTGTATTTTCATCAATCTGTCCAACGTCACTGCGAATGCGTCAGTGCTGGGAGCTGACGCGTGTTCGGCGCAAAAACAATTCCTCTGCGAG GTGCTACAAACTGGAAATAAATCCGTACAAATCAAAAGGGGTTGTCAGGATGTGTGGGACGTTAGTGACCTAGAAATCGAAGAGTATATCATGAACATCTCTGCGTTGCAATCTccaatcaaaagaaatataatg TGCTACTTGAGATGCTGCGGAATTCGCGGAGAAGTG ATAAAAAATGGCCAACTGTTGACTGAACACGTAATTCGAGACTTGGAAGAACTGACTTCTGATGATCCATCCCTGATGCAGTCATCATTTAACGGATACGAAAAATGCTCATCAATTT ATGACATCGATGAGTGCAGGATGTATTCAGAAATGTTTTACTGCGGCAAGAAAACTGACCCAACCCTAACAATGGCATTGCTGGACTCCAACAAAGAAGGACCAAAT GTCGTGACATCACCAACAGGAGCAATAAACACAAAATACCGAACTTGTTTAGATTTGGCTCCCTGTGTTActaat GACACGGCTGTTAATGAGTTGCAATCGACTGGAAAAT ggGCTGGAGGAGATTTGTTTCAAACATCAACCGGAAAAACATATTACTTTAGACGTTCTGTCAAAATG TCATATAGTTTGATGCAAGCTGAATGTTGTAAAATCGGATCGCATATGGCGATATTCACTACCCTTGCAGACTTTAAAGCGTGGATGGGAACCATGGTGCCGG tgttaGGGACATCAACTGCTTGGATCGTCATCGGCGCCACGTTTGATAATGGGGACGGAACAGACAGCTGGTGTCTCAATTACGAAAGGCTCCCCTACGGAATATTAAAAGACATCAACAGATTTTATCGTTCCCTGCTCAACACACCTAATAGAAtctacttaaataaaaatggcgcaACAATAGCAGGAACTAATGTTACGTCCGTTGGGGCAGGCCACTTTGTATGTGGCCCTCTGACTTTCtga
- the LOC135946360 gene encoding carboxylesterase 4A-like, whose translation MLRKNTVVGLVIGFALLFFAAHVLAEDDEPPRVVLDDLGTLIGKESLTRNNRTIHSFQGIPFAEPPSGINRFQPPIPKSWSGDLLATSPGIRCIQPEYKELIQRVRRHLVWEDLEHRNNFSRPDPEDCLTLNVYTPDLTHNGSLPVVVYYHGGSFMIGSEISFRPDFLLDRDVILVVPQYRLGPFGFLSLQNEIIPGNAGLLDALEALKWVNKHISKFGGNKGQVTVFGHSAGACIANYLMLSPLTEGLLHGVIMNSGSAIPSFALDDSPVKEARTVALKAGCLGDDQEVSLCMRNLTAENLLSAFVTYSKLGSFKGGLPVVSRPDEPADTKFLPDNPADLAKKGAFLNVPILAGVTRHDSMWMVDLFHGGLSRLGVQDNETYIRENLIDHLIMKFFRTKDPVGAINDLVERRYFSYVTPEKRGNFTEILAGVLDVMSTLTMKAPALQMAKLNSKADNYLYTFDYKGRHHLPFNGINDPNGLFKEGVCHSDDMIYLTPKIADSFNEEETAISNLMVDLWANFIISGNPNEPKTLSMPYWPKYNSTEKFYYEINIVAKAKKDFTNEFTAAIQDGL comes from the exons ATGTTGAGGAAGAACACAGTCGTCGGGCTTGTCATTGGCTTCGCGCTGCTCTTTTTTGCCGCTCACGTGCTCGCTGAAGATGATGAGCCTCCAAGGGTCGTTCTTGACGATTTGGGCACTCTGATCGGGAAGGAGAGTCTCACGCGAAACAACAGGACGATCCACAGCTTCCAAGGCATACCTTTTGCTGAACCTCCGTCAGGGATCAACAGGTTTCAG cCTCCAATTCCAAAATCATGGAGTGGCGATCTGCTCGCAACAAGCCCCGGCATTCGCTGCATTCAACCAGAATATAAAGAGCTCATTCAAAGGGTTCGCAGGCACTTGGTGTGGGAGGATTTGGaacacagaaataatttttctcggcCCGATCCGGAAGACTGCCTCACTTTGAATGTCTACACGCCTGAT TTGACTCACAACGGATCTCTTCCGGTCGTGGTTTACTATCACGGAGGCTCGTTCATGATTGGCTCAGAGATCAGCTTCAGGCCCGACTTTCTCCTAGACAGGGATGTCATCCTGGTCGTGCCACAATACAGACTTGGCCCATTCG GATTTCTTTCActgcaaaatgaaatcattCCTGGCAACGCCGGCCTTTTGGACGCTTTGGAGGCGTTAAAATGGGTAAACAAACACATAAGCAAGTTTGGCGGAAACAAAGGTCAAGTGACAGTATTCGGTCACAGCGCTGGCGCGTGTATTGCCAACTACTTGATGCTCAGTCCGTTAACTGAAG GCCTGTTGCACGGTGTGATCATGAACAGCGGCTCCGCAATTCCGTCTTTTGCGCTGGACGATTCGCCCGTGAAAGAGGCCAGGACAGTTGCACTCAAGGCCGGCTGCCTTGGTGACGACCAGGAAGTGTCCTTGTGCATGCGGAATTTAACTGCCGAAAATCTGCTATCGGCGTTCGTCACGTACAGCAAATTGGGATCGTTTAAAGGAGGACTCCCAGTTGTGTCCAGACCGGACGAGCCGGCAGACACGAAATTCTTGCCGGATAATCCTGCCGACCTGGCCAAAAAAGGAGCGTTCCTCAACGTGCCAATCTTGGCTGGCGTCACCAGGCATGATTCCATGTGGATGGTCGATC ttttccaCGGCGGCTTGAGTAGGTTAGGAGTGCAAGATAATGAAACCTACATCCGGGAAAACCTAATTGATCAtctaataatgaaatttttta gaaCAAAAGATCCCGTTGGAGCTATAAATGATTTGGTTGAGCGCAGATATTTCAGTTATGTGACCCCTGAAAAGAGGGGCAACTTCACAGAAATCCTTGCTGGAGTTTTGGAC GTCATGTCCACACTCACAATGAAAGCCCCAGCGCTCCAAATGGCTAAACTGAATAGCAAAGCGGATAATTACCTCTACACTTTCGATTACAAAGGTCGTCATCACCTTCCATTCAACGGTATTAACGATCCGAACGGCTTGTTTAAAGAAG GGGTTTGCCACAGCGACGACATGATCTACTTGACTCCGAAAATTGCCGATTCTTTTAACGAAGAGGAAACCGCCATATCGAATTTAATGGTGGATCTGTGGGCGAATTTCATCATTTCCGGCAATCCCAATGAGCCGAAAACGTTATCGATGCCTTATTGGCCGAAGTACAACTCGACGGAAAAGTTCTACTATGAAATCAACATCGTGGCAAAAGCTAAGAAAGATTTCACCAACGAATTCACTGCTGCCATCCAAGACGGCTTATAA
- the Alas gene encoding 5-aminolevulinate synthase, erythroid-specific, mitochondrial isoform X4: protein MTDRSLVKEASKEMQEDIIEHSKSTKDETFKYAEFFHDQIKQKKEDHSYRVFKKVNRLASSFPAAKEYTWGEQEITVWCSNDYLGMSRHPEVVKAVAEALTKHGAGAGGTRNISGNSMFHENMETTLAQLHQKEAALVFSSCYVANDSTLCTLAQLIPGCQVFSDAGNHASMIQGIRHSRVPKHIFRHNDPEHLEQLLQKVPKSVPKIVAFETVHSMTGAVCPLEELCEVAHHYGALTFVDEVHAVGLYGKHGAGIGERDGQMHNMDIISGTLGKAFGNMGGYIASTAKLVDMIRSYAPGFIFTTSLPPTVLAGAMKAVQVLASEEGQQLRATHQDNVRYLRTKLLSERLSVEHTPSHIIPIKIGDPMKNTMVSDLLLQQYGHYVQAINYPTVPKGEEKLRLAPTPHHTKPMMDQLVADMVKVWHKVGLPLTGQVCPQACAFCQKPLMFDRCESRTQNNCQVPNCPQLMAAA from the exons atgaGACCTTCAAGTACGCGGAATTCTTCCACGATCAGATCAAGCAAAAGAAGGAGGACCACTCGTACCGCGTGTTCAAGAAGGTGAACCGGCTGGCGAGTTCGTTCCCAGCGGCCAAGGAGTACACGTGGGGCGAGCAGGAGATCACCGTGTGGTGCTCCAACGACTACCTGGGCATGTCCCGCCACCCTGAGGTGGTGAAAGCGGTCGCAGAGGCGCTCACGAAGCACGGAGCCGGCGCCGGAGGCACCCGCAACATCTCGGGCAACTCGATGTTCCACGAGAACATGGAGACGACGCTGGCGCAGCTGCACCAGAAGGAGGCGGCTCTTGTCTTCTCCTCGTGCTACGTCGCCAACGACTCGACCCTCTGCACGCTGGCGCAGTTGATACCTGGCTGTCAGGTCTTTTCTGATGCAg gCAATCACGCCTCGATGATCCAAGGGATTCGACACAGCCGCGTGCCGAAGCACATTTTCCGTCACAACGACCCCGAGCATTTAGAGCAGCTGCTGCAGAAGGTGCCTAAGAGCGTGCCCAAGATCGTGGCCTTCGAGACGGTGCACTCGATGACCGGTGCCGTGTGTCCGTTGGAGGAGCTGTGCGAGGTCGCGCACCACTACGGCGCCCTCACCTTTGTCGACGAGGTGCACGCGGTCGGACTCTACGGCAAGCACGGCGCCGGCATTGGCGAGAGGGACGGCCAGATGCACAATATGGACATCATCTCGGGAACCTTGG GCAAAGCATTTGGAAACATGGGTGGCTACATCGCGAGCACGGCCAAGCTGGTGGACATGATCCGCAGCTATGCTCCCGGCTTCATCTTTACGACGTCGCTGCCGCCGACCGTTTTAGCTGGCGCCATGAAGGCCGTGCAGGTTCTAGCCTCGGAAGAGGGACAGCAGCTACGAGCCACTCACCAAGATAATGTTCGCTACCTACGAACCAAATTGCTCTCCGAGAGACTCTCGGTCGAGCACACTCCGTCGCACATCATTCCAATCAAg ATAGGAGACCCCATGAAGAACACGATGGTGTCCgacctgctgctgcagcagtaCGGACATTACGTGCAGGCCATCAACTACCCAACGGTGCCCAAGGGAGAAGAGAAGCTGCGTCTGGCCCCCACGCCGCACCACACCAAGCCCATGATGGACCAATTGGTGGCAGACATGGTCAAAGTGTGGCACAAGGTCGGACTTCCGCTTACAGGACAAGTCTGTCCTCAG gcGTGCGCGTTTTGCCAGAAGCCGCTGATGTTTGACCGCTGTGAGTCTCGCACTCAAAATAATTGCCAGGTGCCGAACTGCCCGCAACTTATGGCTGCCGCCTAG
- the LOC135947125 gene encoding uncharacterized protein LOC135947125: MLDVSDLEIEEHIMNISALQSPVKRNLMCYIRCCGIRGEVIKYGQLLTGHVIRNLEELTFDDPPLMQSSFDGYEKCSSIYDTDECRMYSEMFYCGKKTDPTLTMALLDTNKDGPNVVASPTGAINTKYRTCLDFGPCVTDAAAVNELRLTGRCIEKLCKLKMWRM, translated from the exons ATGTTGGACGTTAGTGACCTAGAAATCGAGGAACACATCATGAACATCTCTGCGCTGCAATCTCCagtcaaaagaaatttgatg TGCTACATAAGATGCTGCGGGATTCGCGGAGAAGTG ATAAAATATGGCCAACTGTTGACCGGACACGTAATTCGAAACTTGGAAGAACTGACATTTGATGACCCACCCCTGATGCAATCATCATTTGACGGATACGAAAAATGCTCATCAATTT aTGACACCGATGAGTGCAGGATGTATTCAGAAATGTTTTACTGCGGCAAGAAAACTGATCCAACCCTAACAATGGCATTGCTGGACACCAACAAAGATGGACCAAAT GTTGTGGCTTCACCAACAGGAGCAATAAACACAAAATACCGAACTTGTTTAGATTTTGGTCCATGCGTTACTGAT GCTGCGGCTGTAAATGAGTTGCGACTTACTGGAAGATGTAtagaaaaattgtgcaaactTAAAATGTGGCGTATGTAA